Within Planctomycetota bacterium, the genomic segment CGCGGCTGATGATGGGCGGCACGCAGGCGAAGGTTTCGACGTTGTTGATGTTGGTGGGCTTGCCGAAGGCGCCGGCCTGGGCGGGGAACGGGGGGCGGACGCGCGGCATGCCGCGCTTGCCTTCGATGGAGGCGATGAGCGCCGTCTCCTCGCCGCACACGAAGGCGCCCGCGCCCTGCTTGATCTTCAGGTGGAACGCGAAGGGGGTGCCGAGGATGCCGTCGCCCAGGAGGCCCAGCGCCTCGGCGTCGGCGATGGCCTTCGCGAGGTGCTGGATGGCGATGGGGTATTCGGCCCGGCAGTAGATGTAGCCGTGGTTGCAGCCGATGGCATAGGCGCCGATGAGCATGCCCTCGAGGATCGCGTGGGGGTCGCCCTCGCACACGCCGCGGTCCATGAAGGCGCCCGGGTCGCCCTCGTCGGCGTTGCAGATGAGGTACTTGGTGTCGCCGGCCGAGGCGCGGCAGAGCTGCCACTTTTTGCCGGTGGGGAAGCCGGCGCCGCCCCGGCCGCGCAGGCCGCTGGCGGCCACCTCGGCGATCACCTGGTCGGGCGTCATCGTGGTCAGGGCCTTGGCGGCCGCCTCGTAGCCGTCGAGGGCCAGATAGTCCTCGATGCTCTCGGGGTCGATCTGCCCGCAGTGGCGGAAGACGAGGCGCGTCTGGTTCCTGTAGAATGGGACGTCGCGCTCGAGGCGCACGGGCTGTTTGGTGGCAGGGTCCACATAGAGGAGGCGTTCGACCACCCGGCCCTCGAGGGTGGCCTGAACGATCTCGGGCACGTCCTCGGCCTTGACGCGCACGTAGAGGATGCCCTCGGGCCGGACGGCCAGGAGCGGCCCTGCCTCGCAGAAGCCGTGGCAGCCGGTGCGTTGGAAGCGCAGGCGGGCAGCGAGCTCGGGCCGGGCGGCGAACGCCTTGGCGAGCGCGTCGCGAACCGGCACGCTGCCCAGGGCGCGGCAGCCCGTGTCGCACAGGCACAGCGTGGTGAGTTGGCGGTGCGGCTGCTGCCGGATGCGCTCCTTGAGCGCCGACAGGTCAGCCGCCGAGTGCAGTCGTTCCATGGGGCTCCTCTGCGCGGGCCTGGCGAATGTAGTCGTCAATCACCGCGTCGGCCTGCTCGGGCGTGAGCCGCCCGAAGTACTTGTCGTCCACCATCATCACCGGCGACAGGGCGCAGCAGCCCACGCACGCGACGGTTTCGTAGGTGAAGAGCAGGTCGGGCGTGGTCTGGCCCTCTTTGACCTTGAGCTTGCTCTCGAGGAGGCGGCGGATCTGGCCCGAGCCGCGCACGTGGCAGGCCGTGCCGCGGCACACGCGGACGCGGTGGCGGCCCTGCGGCTCGAAGTAGAATTGGGCGTAGAAGCTGGCCACCCCCTTCACGGCCGCCTCGGGCACGTTGAGGTGGCGGGCCACGTCGGCCATCACGTCCGTCGGCAGGTAGCCGATGGCGGCTTGAGCATCCTGAAGAATCGGGATGAGGTCACTGCGGTCCGTGCCGTGCCGAGCCAGAACCTCTATCAGGGCGGGATGCATGCACTCTCCTGCTTCTTCCTCGTGGCCTCGAGCGAGTCCGCGGCGCACAGCTTCAGTAAAACCCAAAATGGGGCGGCCTGTCAAATGCGGATCACCGCAGGGACGAAGGGAGGGGAAAAGAAGCAAAGCAATGAACAGGTTGGACGCGTTGGACATGGGCGCGTCCGTCACGTCCATCGCGTCCATCACATGCACGGGGCGCACCCGCGGCACCGCACGGCTCACTTGGACCACGTGCTGCCAACGGAGATGTCCACCTTCAGCGGCACGCGGAGTGCCATCGCGGATTCCATCTCACCGCGCACGATGGCACAGACCGCGTCCACCTGGTCTGCGGGGACGTCGAAGACGAGTTCGTCGTGCACCTGGAGGATCATCCAGGCATCGGGGTGGCTCCTGCGGAGCGCCTCGTCGAGCCGCACCATGGCCACCTTGATGAGGTCGGCGGCGGAGCCCTGGATGGGGGTGTTGATCGCGGCCCGTTCGGCCGCCGAACGCGTGCCCTGGTTGGTGCTGTGGATCTCGGGAATGGGGCGTCGGCGGCCAAGGAGGGTGCTCACGAAGCCGTCGCGCGCGGCGGCCGCGATCGTGTCGTCCATGTACTTCTTGATGAGCGGGTAGCGGCGGAAGTAGCGCTCGATGAACTGCTGCGCCTCGGCCAGGGTGATGCCGGTGTCGTGCGCCAGGCGTTGCGGCCCCATGCCGTAGATGATGCCGAAGTTGATGGCCTTGGCCCGCGAGCGCATCTCGGGGGTCACCTGCTCGATGGGCGTCTCGAACACCTCGCTGGCGGTGCGGCGGTGAATGTCCTCGCCGCGGCGGAAGGCGCCCAGAAGGTTCTCGTCGCCCGTGTAGTGGGCCAGGATGCGTAGCTCGATCTGCGAGTAGTCGGCGCATACGAGGCGCCGCGAGGCGTCGCTGGGCACGAATGCCTCCCGGATGCGCTTGCCCACCTCGGTGCGGATCGGAATGTTCTGGAGGTTGGGGTCCGACGACGACAGGCGGCCGGTGGCCGTGACCGTCTGGTTGAACGACGTGTGAATCTTGCCCGTGCGCGGGTTCACCAGGGCGGGAAAGGCGTCCACATAGGTGCCCTTGAGTTTCGCCAGGGCGCGGTATTCGAGCAGACGCTGCACGATCGGCACGTCGGCAAAGTCCTCCAGCGCGCCCACACTCGTCCCATACCCGGTCTTGGTCTTCCGAACACGGCCTGCCTTGCTCTTGTGAATCTGGAGCTTGTCGAAGAGGATCGCGCCGAGCTGCTGGGTGGAGTTGACGTTGAACTCCTCGCCGGCGAGCTGATGAATCTCCGCCACCAGGGCGTCAATCTTCGCGGCGAATTCGCTCGACAGCGCCTGGAGGAGTTCCAGATTCACCCGTACCCCTCGGCTCTCCATGCGGGCCAGCACGCCCACGAGCGGCACCTCGACTTCGCGGTAGAGCTTCTCGACACCGGCCTCCCCCAGCTTCGGCAGGAAGAGGCGGTGGAGGCGCAGGGTCACGTCGGCGTCCTCGCAGGCGTACTCGGCTACCTTGGCCACCGGCACATCGCGCATGCTGATCTGGGCCTTGCCCTTGCCGAGGAGGTCGCTGGTCGGAATCTTCCGGATATTCAGGTGCTTAAGGGCCAGCAGGTCGAGGTTGTGCTGCCGCTGCGAGGGGTCGAGGAGGTACGACTCGACCATCGTGTCGAACGCGATACCCCGCACCTCGATGCCGTAGTTGGCGAGCACGACCATGTCGTACTTGATGTTCTGCCCGCCTTTGCGCGCCGCGGGGTCCTCCAGGATGGGCCGCAGGGGGTCGAGGATGTCATGGACCGGGCGTTCGGTGTCCGGTGCCGGGGGTTGGGGGTGAGGAACGCCTCGGCTGGCGCTGAAAAGCGGCAAGTCCTCCTCTGGGCGCGGTCCTCGGGCTTCCGCTCCGCACTCCGCATTCCGCACTCCGCACTCGCCAACCGGCACGTAGAAGGCCTCGCGCTCGCGGAAGGCGAACGACAGGCCGACGATCTCGGCCCGCGTCGGCTCGGTCGAGGTGGTTTCGAGGTCGAGCACGAACTCCTGCGCCTGCCTCAGGCGTTCGATCAGGGCGTCGAGCGCTCGCGCGTCGGCCACCGTGCGGTAGGCCACCTCGCCCGGCGCGGCGCCGACGAACTGGACCTTCTCGATAAGCGAGGGGAACTCCAACTCCTCGAAGAGCTTGAGCAGCCGTTGGGCGTCGGGGCTGCGGACTCCGAACTGCGCGGGGTCGAACACCACAGGGCTGTCGGTGTGGATCGTGACGAGTTCCTTCGAGAGCCGGCCCTTCTCGCCGCCCGCGAGGAGCCCCTCGCGCACCCGCTTGTTCCTGACCTCCGCCGCGTGCTCCAGCGCGCCCTCAAGCGAGCCGTAGGCCCGCACCAGCTCGAGGGCCGTCTTCTCCCCCACGCCCGGCACCCCGGGCACGTTGTCCGACGCGTCGCCCATCAGCCCCAGCACGTCCACCACCTTCTCGGGCGGCACCCCAAACCTCGCCTCCACGGCCGCCCGGTCAATCACCTCGTCCTCGCCCGACTTTTTCTTCAGGTCGAGGAGCTTCACGTGGTCGCTCACGAGCTGCATGAAGTCCTTATCCCCCGACACGATCAGGGCGTCCCACCCCGCGGCCTCGGCGCGGCGGGCGAGGGTGCCGATCACGTCGTCGGCCTCGAAGCCAGGGCACCGGATGCTCGGCAGGCCCAGCGCGGCCACCACCTCGTCCAGCAAGGGCAGTTGCTCGCGCATCTCGTCGGGCATCTTCTCGCGCGTCGCCTTGTAGTCGGGGAACCTCTGGTGCCGGAACGTCGGCTCCGGGCTGTCGAACACCACGGCGATCCGGTCGGGCGACTCCTTCTCGATCAGCCGCAGAACCGTCGAGGCGAAGCCGTAGATCGCGCTCGTGTTCTGCCCCTTCGAGTTGATCAGCGGATTGCGGATGAACGCGAAATACGAGCGATAGGCCAGCGCATGGCCGTCAATCAGAAACAGGCGGGGCCTTTCAGGCATCCAGGGTTCCTCTCGTGTTCTGCGGATTCTAGCAGCCCCGCCGCCGCACTGTCAAGGAACCGCCCGTCGCGATTCGCGGTTTGCCCCTTCTCGCCCAACGGTCCCAGACTCATACGGGTTCCGCCACTTCCGGCGCACCCGTTTGGCGATTGTCGCCCTTCCGGCTCAGACTCGCACGGGGTTCTCCGCTTCTCGACTCGAGAATCGCCGATTCCCCTCGTTCCGCCTGAGAGTCACGCAGAGTTTGCAGAGTCATGCGCCTCTTCGCGCGCCGGTTCCGCCCGCAGGCACCGCACCTCGTGGTCGCCTCAACGCGTGCCACAGCCTCACCCAAGTCGCGTGACTCCCCTGACACACCCGTCCGTGGGAGCCCCCCCGAAACCCGCCGTGGACACCGCGGACTCCATGGACACGGTAATCACGCCGCTTCGCACCGTCCACCGGCGTGGTCCCCTGAGCCTGCCGGCGGCGCCCCATGCGGCCAGAGCCACCCGCACGCCGTCGAGAGCATCAAGGAGGCCATCGCCCTCCACCGCGAGGCGAATGGAGCTGACCCAAGCACATCACGCCTGATCCACACCGCTCCGAAGCCGCGTGAATTGAACGAGTTCGGGGGACACCATACTTATCTCAATGTTGCTTGCGGGGAGTTCGGGGGACATCATACTTATCTCCTGGCTTGCTTGGGGCCGGGCCTCTGGCGCCGCAGGACGCGACCCAGCAAGCCTTCGAGCCGGAGGACATCCTCGTAGTTCGGGCGTAGTCCGGGGTAGTCCGGGGGACATCTTACTCATCTTGTTGTCCCCGACTCTGTGGATCCTCTGCGCTGTCCGTGCCCTCTGTGGTGATGTTCACGGCCCGGCGAGTTCGGGGGACATCATACTTATCTCCTGGCTTGCTTGGGGCCGGGCCTCTGGCGCCGCAGGACGCGACCCAGCAAGCCTTCGAGCCGGAGGACATCCTCGTAGTTCGGGCGTAGTCCGGGGTAGTCCGGGGGACATCTTACTCATCTTGTTGTCCCCGACTCTGTGGATCCTCTGCGCTGTCCGTGCCCTCTGTGGTGATGTTCACGGCCCTGCGGCGGTAAGGTGGTCGGATGACAGGGGGGTGCCCCCGGCGTCGAGGTCTTCGGCTTTGACGCTCCGCTTGCCGTGGACGATCTCGTTGATGCGTCGGGCGGGACGGTGATGTCCCTGGTGAGCCGGCACTGGCTGATGCCCATCGGCCGCAGGAACTCCTCAAGGGGAATCCCGCCGGGATGCACGAGGGCGGACCGCCCGGCCATGGCTATCCCCTGGCTTCCGATTCCCCCCTCACTTCGGCGAAGAGCCGGCAATGGGGACTCGGACGCGGTAGACTCCCCCGCCCTCTTTGGTGCGGGCGGTGACGAAGAGGGTCTTGCCGTCCGGCCCGCCGAAGCAGCAGTTGGTGCACTGGCCGGGGCAGGCGATCTTGGCGAGGAGCTTGCCGTCGGGGCTGACGACGTAGACCGCATCGGTGCCCGTCACATACAGGTTGCCCTCGGCGTCCACCTTCAGGCCGTCGCACACGCGGGTGCCGTGGAGGCCGAGGTTGATGAGCAGGCGGCCATTGGCCACCGTGCCGTCGGCCTGGACGTCGTAGACGTGGACCGTCCTGGCCTCCGAGTCGTCCACGTAGAGCCGCTTGCCGTCGGGCGAGAGGCCGATGCCGTTGGGCCGCCCAAGGTCCTTCACGACCAGGGCCAGCTTGCCATCGGGCGAGAGCCGGTAGACGCCCTCGAAGTCCAGCTCCCTATCCTCCCGCTTGACGCCGTAGGGCGGGTCGGTGAAGTAGATCGAGCCGTCGGCGGCGAGGGTGAGGTCGTTGGGGCTGTTGAGGCGCTTCCCCTCGAACTGGTCGGCGAGGACCGTCACCGTGCCGTCGGCCTCGGTGCGGGTGACGCGGCGGGCGCCGTGCTCGCAGGCGATGAGGCGCCCCTGGGCGTCGAAGGCCAGGCCGTTCGAGTTGTTGCTCGGGTCGCGGAAGGCGACCGGCTCCTTCCCCTCCTCCCATCGGTAGATGCGGTTGGCGGGGATGTCGCTGAAGAGGAGGAAGCCCTTGGCACTCCACGCAGGGCCTTCGGTGAACTTGAGGCCCTTGATGATCAACTCCGCGCTCTCGGGCCACTTCTCCGCCGCCCCTGCCGCCGCAGCCACCACGACCGCCAGCGCCAATGCCTTGCGCATCGGAGGCTCCTTTGCTTGTTTGACTCGCTCCCCCGCCCGGGCTACACTCCACGGCGCCCTCGCCACGCACCCGTGCAGGAGGCCAGCCATGCCCAGGATACTCGTGAAGGCGAAGAAAGTCCAGATGGCCGCCCAACTCAACGACACGCCGACGGCGCGGGCCATCTGGAATGCCCTGCCCATCGAGAGCATCGCCCGCCTGTGGGGCAAGGAGGTCTACTTCGAAATCCCCGTCCACCAGGACCCCGACGATGCCCAGGCGAGCGTGCCGTCGGGCACCGTGGCCTTCTGGCCCGACGGCGACTGCCTGTGCCTCTTCTATGGCCAGACGCCCGCCAGCCCGGTCAACGTGGTGGGCACGCTGGAGGGCGACCCGAACGAGCTGGCCAGGGTGAAGAGCGGCGAGGTGATTCGGGTCGAGAAGGCGGAGTAGCCGGCAATCGGCGGTAGGGAGTCGGCGGCAGGGAGCACGCAGTAGGCAGTGCAAGTCCTGCTGCCTTCAGACCTCCAGAACCACCTTGAGTGCTCCGTTAGCGTGGTCAGCGTACATCTCGAAGGCCCGCTGGGCCTCGGCCCACGGCAGCCGGTGGGTGATGAGCGCGGAGAGGTCAATCTCCCCGTCCGCCACCATCCGCACGGCGCTCTCGAAGAACTCCACACATTCCGGCCCCACGGAACTCACCATCTCCATCTCATTGCGCATGAAGTGATTCAGCGGGAAGTCCTGAGTCGCGTGGCGTGCGACGCCGAAGACGTAGACGCGCCCCTTGCGCCGGGGCAGGAGCGTCGCCGTGGCCAGCGATTCGGGCAGGCCCACCGCCTCCACGCTCAAGTCCACCATCGCCCCGCCCGTGAGGGCGCGCACCGCCTCGGGCACGTTCGCCTTCGCCGCATCCACGACGTCGGTGGCGCCGAAACGTCGGGCGGCCTCGAGGCGGTTCTCCAACAAGTCTATGCCGATCACCTGGCGGGCGCCCGCGTGCCGCAGCACACGGGTGAAGATGAGGCCCATCGGCCCCTGGCCGACCACGGCGCAGCGCTGGTTGGCGACGGACTGGATGCGGCTCATCGCCCGCAGCACGGTGGCCAGCGGCTGGGCGGTGATGAAGGGCACGGGGTCCTCGCACTTGGGCAGCCGCACGAGGCCCGGGGGCTTCGCGCGCACGAGTTCCGCGAAGCCCAGGTAGTCCTCGGGGTGCGCGAGCACGAGGGTCCCGGGCTCCCAGCCGGGGAGCCGCGATTCGACGACTGTGCCCACACACTCGTGGCCGTCCCAGCCCGGCGGCTTCGGATAGTCGCCCGCCCAGCGTCCGAGGCCGAGGAAGGGGTGGATGTTGCTGCCGCACACCGACACCCAGGCGCACCGCACGAGCACCTCGCCCTGGCGCGGCGCGGGCGCGACCACGTCGTCGCGCAGCGCCAGCGTGCGGGGCGCGACCATCTGAAGGGCTTTCATGGCAGACCTCCGTGGCACCGTAGAGGATGAATGGATGAGTGGATGAGTGGATGGATGGATGGGTGTCAGAGGGATTGGCATTCACCCAATCATCCATCTGTCCAGCCATCCTCGCCATGCCGACTCCCCGCGTCGCGGGCCCCATCAGGAGTACGCGTGCAGGCCGCCCAGGAACGAGTTGCCCGCCAGGCTGAGCGTGCACGCCAGAAAGCCCAGAATCGCCGCCAACGCGGCGGAGCGGGGGCTCAGCCCCTCGCGATAGCGCTGGTGCAGGTAGACCGTGTAGAGGACCCACCCGATGAGCGAGCCGACCTCCTTGGGGTCCCAGCTCCACCAGTTGCCCCAGGCGAAGTGCGCCCAGATGGCGCCCGCCAGCAGCGCCCCGAAGGTGAAGATCGGGTAGCCGGCCAGCACGCAGCCGTAGCTGATGCGGTCGAGGCGCGCCACGTCGGGGAGACGCCCTCTCACCCGTGGCAGGACGAAGTAGAGCGCCCAGCCGATCGGCGTGGCCAGAAGCACCGCGATGCCCACGAAGGCCGCGATCTGCCCCGCCGGCGTGCGCGGCAACAGGGCCTTGGCCTCGCGGGCGTTCTGTTCGGCCTCGAGCGACGCCTGCACCCGCTGAAGCTGTGCCCGGTCGGCGGGCAGATTCAGGCGGCGGCCCACGGCTTCCGTGTAGTCGGCCCGCTCCCCGAGCTCACGGCCGATCTGCTTGATGTCCTTGTAGCGCACCTCCGCCCGCCACTCCACCCCTGCCCTCGCGAAGAGGTCCCGGAGGGACTTGAACACGGGGTCGGCGGCCACCTCCCTCTGCTTGTCGAGGGTCAATGGCAGCCACCGGGCCTTGCTCAAGATGCTCTTGGCCTGAAGCGAGAGCGACCGCCACAGCTCAATGTCGGCGTCGAGAGCCTGGCGCGTGAGCGCGCCGCCCTCCTCGGGCGCCACCTGGCCGATCACGCGGTCCAGTTCCCGGCGCTCGCGATGCAGGGTCTCGATCGCGCGCTCCTGGGCCCGCGTGAACCCGCCCAGGAGGAGACACGCGGCGAACAACGCACCGCTCGACACCACAAACACGAACGAGCCGAGGCCCGACCTGTCGTCCCGCTTGCGGGCCATCGGGTAGACCGTCCAGAAGAGGGCCAGCGCCGCGACGGCGAACACGCCCACGAGCGCGGCGCCGTAGCGCACGATCTGGATGGCCCCGATGGGGAGGGCCGTGGCCTCGCCCCGGGTCTCGTGGGGCGCGTAGGCCACCCCGCGGAACGGCAGGATCAGCCCGCCCAGCACCAGCGCGAGGACCAGGGCCGCGCACGCGGCTTTCACGAGGGTGCCGACGAGGAGAAGCCGCCGCTTCGTGCCCGGCAGCACCAGGGCAGGGTCATACGCCTTCACAAGCAGCAGGGCGCCCACGACGAAGGCGATGCCGAAGATCGCGTAGGCCAGGGCGGTGAGCGACACGTGGATGAAGAGCCAGTACGACTGGAGGGCCGGCACGAGCTGGAGCTCGACCGACTTGGGCTGGATGGCGGCGAAGACGGTGAGCAAGCTCGCCGCGACGGCCAGGGCGGCATCCATCACGACCAGGCGCAACGTCGGACTGAGCGCCAGGAGGGCGATCGCCGAACACCAGGAGGCGAAGGACAGGTACTCGTAGGTCTTGTCAATCGGCATCCGGGTGAAGTTGAGGAAGTCCAGGAGAATCATCTCCAGCACCACAGCCAGGGCCACCGCGGGAAGCCAGAGGAACCGCGTCCTGCGGCAGGCAATCCCGACCGCCACCGCGGCCGCGGCCACCACCAGCAGCAGCGCATACACCGCCGCCTGCCAGGCCGGCCCCGCGGCGAACGCCCCAGCCAGACGCTCGAAGAACCTGCTGGCCGGCTCCGTGCCGATGGCAAACGACCGCCACACGATGCTCACCGTGTGCGCGGCCAGGCCCAGCCAGGCCAGGCCGCGCCCCAGGCGGGCCAGCCCCTCCCCCTTCGGGCGGAAGGCCGCCGCGGTCAGCACAAACGCCGCCGCCAGGTAGGCGCCGAAGGCGATCCAGAAGAAGCTCACATCGTTCATGGAGTCCGCTCCGCATCTTCCGTGGTTGCTGAGTCAGGGCTTCCCACGCCGGCGGCCAGAGCCGCGAAGCGCTGCCTGAACCGCTCGCGCCACTTGAACGAGTCGCCGGCCAGGAAAACTTCCTCGCGACCATCGCCTCGAGGGCGCACCAGGGCCCAGACACGTTCGTGCGTGCAGTAGAAGCACAGCACGACGCCGACCATCATCACCGCACAGCCGGCCCAGACGGGCAGCATGGCGGGATGGGTCTTGAAGGTCAGCCACGTGGCGTACTCGGGAGCGAAGTCCACAGGAAGGATGCGGTAGTCCCCGAAATCCACCATCCCGCCCGGGCGAGGCTCGCCGGAGCGCAGGGGCAGCGGCACCCAGCGCTGGCGCGGTTCCTCGCCCGGCGCCTCCAGGGCGATGCGGACGGCCGGGTTGACGGGGTCATCGGATGCGTTCCTGGCTTCGCCGGCGACGATCCGGCCGTCGGGCGTCTGCTCGAGCGGAATCTGCCAGTGCGGGAAGTAGTTGACCACGCGCAAGGCCAGGTCGGTCCCGGGCACGGAAACCCTCATTCCGGGCGGGACGGAGAGCGACACCTGTTCGAGCACCTCAGGCGGCGGCGGATCGCCCGGCCCCGCTCCGCCCTCCTGCGGCGCCCGGCGCATCCGGGCGACCAGGAAGCTGACCGACGTGACCCCGCGATAGTCCGGCTGATAGCTCTGCTGGTAGACGTGGAAGCCGCGGTAGACGAGGGGGTGGTTCACCTCAATGACCGTGTCGGTGGGCGGCGTGGTGTCGAGCAGCGTCACGTGCGAGCCGAAGTACTCGGGCTTGCCGAGCGCGTCGGCGCGGAACTCGAACCGGCGCAGTTGCAGGCGGAAGCGTGCGGCCCCCGGCGCTTCGCCGGGTCTCTCGCGCCAATCGCGTTGCGAGGCGGCCCGCGGGTCGAGAGGCACGGCCACCACCTCGCCGCGAGCCAGCAACTGCACGTGGCGGAACGATAGCTGGCTGGAGATGAAGCCGCCCACCACGATGAGCACCACGCCCGCGTGGACCACCTGGGCACCCAGCCGGCCCACGCCCGCAAGCTGCCCCAACGGCGCCCACCACCTCCCCAGGGCGCCCAGCCAGCCACGAGCCCCCTCGATCATCGTACACCGCCCCGCCGCCAGACGCCTCACCCGGAAGCCGCCTGAACGGAGGGAGGCCTCGAGCGCTGCCGCAACGCCGGGCTCGGCAACGGCCTCCGCGTGGACGGCTCGCCGCCGGTACCACGCGGGGTCCTCCGAGGGCCTGTGACGGAATGCCATGCGCCACTGGGCCGGGAGGCGCTCGGCCGAACACGCCACCAGGTTCACGAGCAGCGCGGCGCACAACGCGCGAAACCACAGCGAGGTGAAGAGCGTGTGGATGCGCAGGAGAAGCATGGCCCGCCCGAGAACGGGGCCGAAAGAGTCCACATACGACAGCCGGAGGCAGGGCGAATCCCTCGCATCGCCCTGCTGGAGGCGCGGCCCGAGGGCCCGGGCGACGCCATCCCAGTCCGCCTCGGCCAGTGGGCCCTCCTGCACTCGCCGCGCGAGCGACTCGAACGTTTCGTCGCCCGCCAGGACGCCCGCCGCGCGGGCCAGGGCGACGAACTCGGCGGGCCTCAGCGCCGTGCTCGAGTGAGGAGCCAGCCGCCGCTCGAGGTAGCTGGCGGGGTTGAAGGACTCGGGCTGCGGCAGCACGACGCCGACCGTGGACGCCACGGCGATGAGGGCCAGGAGCGCCACCGCCAGGCGCACGCCTGCCACCGCTCGCCAGAGGGTCTGGATCGGCGATCGGGAGTTCGAGATGGCGTGCCTCTCAGCCATCAGGCGCCGTACTTCTCCAGGCCCAGGGCGTTGGCCACGAGCATGGGCATGAGGTGGATGCCGCGCAGGCGGCCCAGGCCGCCGCTGGCGCACGCGCGCTCGGTGAACTCCTGCACGCCGTCGGGCCGCTCGTACTTCGAGGCGATGGCCACGGGCACCGGGTGCCAGCTATGCATCTTGAGCACGCACGGGGTGGAGTGGTCGGCGGTCACGCACAACACGGCCGGGTCGAGGGCGCGGGCGCGCGGGATCAGCTTGTCCGCCTCCTCGATCACGTGCACCTTGGCATCCCAGTTCCCGTCCTCGCCGTAGCTGTCGGTCTTCTTGATGTGCAGGAAG encodes:
- a CDS encoding NADH-quinone oxidoreductase subunit F gives rise to the protein MERLHSAADLSALKERIRQQPHRQLTTLCLCDTGCRALGSVPVRDALAKAFAARPELAARLRFQRTGCHGFCEAGPLLAVRPEGILYVRVKAEDVPEIVQATLEGRVVERLLYVDPATKQPVRLERDVPFYRNQTRLVFRHCGQIDPESIEDYLALDGYEAAAKALTTMTPDQVIAEVAASGLRGRGGAGFPTGKKWQLCRASAGDTKYLICNADEGDPGAFMDRGVCEGDPHAILEGMLIGAYAIGCNHGYIYCRAEYPIAIQHLAKAIADAEALGLLGDGILGTPFAFHLKIKQGAGAFVCGEETALIASIEGKRGMPRVRPPFPAQAGAFGKPTNINNVETFACVPPIISR
- the nuoE gene encoding NADH-quinone oxidoreductase subunit NuoE translates to MHPALIEVLARHGTDRSDLIPILQDAQAAIGYLPTDVMADVARHLNVPEAAVKGVASFYAQFYFEPQGRHRVRVCRGTACHVRGSGQIRRLLESKLKVKEGQTTPDLLFTYETVACVGCCALSPVMMVDDKYFGRLTPEQADAVIDDYIRQARAEEPHGTTALGG
- the polA gene encoding DNA polymerase I: MPERPRLFLIDGHALAYRSYFAFIRNPLINSKGQNTSAIYGFASTVLRLIEKESPDRIAVVFDSPEPTFRHQRFPDYKATREKMPDEMREQLPLLDEVVAALGLPSIRCPGFEADDVIGTLARRAEAAGWDALIVSGDKDFMQLVSDHVKLLDLKKKSGEDEVIDRAAVEARFGVPPEKVVDVLGLMGDASDNVPGVPGVGEKTALELVRAYGSLEGALEHAAEVRNKRVREGLLAGGEKGRLSKELVTIHTDSPVVFDPAQFGVRSPDAQRLLKLFEELEFPSLIEKVQFVGAAPGEVAYRTVADARALDALIERLRQAQEFVLDLETTSTEPTRAEIVGLSFAFREREAFYVPVGECGVRNAECGAEARGPRPEEDLPLFSASRGVPHPQPPAPDTERPVHDILDPLRPILEDPAARKGGQNIKYDMVVLANYGIEVRGIAFDTMVESYLLDPSQRQHNLDLLALKHLNIRKIPTSDLLGKGKAQISMRDVPVAKVAEYACEDADVTLRLHRLFLPKLGEAGVEKLYREVEVPLVGVLARMESRGVRVNLELLQALSSEFAAKIDALVAEIHQLAGEEFNVNSTQQLGAILFDKLQIHKSKAGRVRKTKTGYGTSVGALEDFADVPIVQRLLEYRALAKLKGTYVDAFPALVNPRTGKIHTSFNQTVTATGRLSSSDPNLQNIPIRTEVGKRIREAFVPSDASRRLVCADYSQIELRILAHYTGDENLLGAFRRGEDIHRRTASEVFETPIEQVTPEMRSRAKAINFGIIYGMGPQRLAHDTGITLAEAQQFIERYFRRYPLIKKYMDDTIAAAARDGFVSTLLGRRRPIPEIHSTNQGTRSAAERAAINTPIQGSAADLIKVAMVRLDEALRRSHPDAWMILQVHDELVFDVPADQVDAVCAIVRGEMESAMALRVPLKVDISVGSTWSK
- a CDS encoding SMP-30/gluconolactonase/LRE family protein; translation: MRKALALAVVVAAAAGAAEKWPESAELIIKGLKFTEGPAWSAKGFLLFSDIPANRIYRWEEGKEPVAFRDPSNNSNGLAFDAQGRLIACEHGARRVTRTEADGTVTVLADQFEGKRLNSPNDLTLAADGSIYFTDPPYGVKREDRELDFEGVYRLSPDGKLALVVKDLGRPNGIGLSPDGKRLYVDDSEARTVHVYDVQADGTVANGRLLINLGLHGTRVCDGLKVDAEGNLYVTGTDAVYVVSPDGKLLAKIACPGQCTNCCFGGPDGKTLFVTARTKEGGGVYRVRVPIAGSSPK
- a CDS encoding cyclophilin-like fold protein, producing the protein MPRILVKAKKVQMAAQLNDTPTARAIWNALPIESIARLWGKEVYFEIPVHQDPDDAQASVPSGTVAFWPDGDCLCLFYGQTPASPVNVVGTLEGDPNELARVKSGEVIRVEKAE
- a CDS encoding zinc-binding dehydrogenase, with product MKALQMVAPRTLALRDDVVAPAPRQGEVLVRCAWVSVCGSNIHPFLGLGRWAGDYPKPPGWDGHECVGTVVESRLPGWEPGTLVLAHPEDYLGFAELVRAKPPGLVRLPKCEDPVPFITAQPLATVLRAMSRIQSVANQRCAVVGQGPMGLIFTRVLRHAGARQVIGIDLLENRLEAARRFGATDVVDAAKANVPEAVRALTGGAMVDLSVEAVGLPESLATATLLPRRKGRVYVFGVARHATQDFPLNHFMRNEMEMVSSVGPECVEFFESAVRMVADGEIDLSALITHRLPWAEAQRAFEMYADHANGALKVVLEV
- the ccsA gene encoding cytochrome c biogenesis protein CcsA, whose product is MNDVSFFWIAFGAYLAAAFVLTAAAFRPKGEGLARLGRGLAWLGLAAHTVSIVWRSFAIGTEPASRFFERLAGAFAAGPAWQAAVYALLLVVAAAAVAVGIACRRTRFLWLPAVALAVVLEMILLDFLNFTRMPIDKTYEYLSFASWCSAIALLALSPTLRLVVMDAALAVAASLLTVFAAIQPKSVELQLVPALQSYWLFIHVSLTALAYAIFGIAFVVGALLLVKAYDPALVLPGTKRRLLLVGTLVKAACAALVLALVLGGLILPFRGVAYAPHETRGEATALPIGAIQIVRYGAALVGVFAVAALALFWTVYPMARKRDDRSGLGSFVFVVSSGALFAACLLLGGFTRAQERAIETLHRERRELDRVIGQVAPEEGGALTRQALDADIELWRSLSLQAKSILSKARWLPLTLDKQREVAADPVFKSLRDLFARAGVEWRAEVRYKDIKQIGRELGERADYTEAVGRRLNLPADRAQLQRVQASLEAEQNAREAKALLPRTPAGQIAAFVGIAVLLATPIGWALYFVLPRVRGRLPDVARLDRISYGCVLAGYPIFTFGALLAGAIWAHFAWGNWWSWDPKEVGSLIGWVLYTVYLHQRYREGLSPRSAALAAILGFLACTLSLAGNSFLGGLHAYS